A single Candidatus Thalassolituus haligoni DNA region contains:
- a CDS encoding TolC family protein, which produces MTGQTQPVAVPVRPVRSWARQHYLCLLIFTAASQTQAGPSFSAALEASWQSTPEQQALETAQSLQQQRRPDWLVETPALAIDYTQGDHAAAISEEWQVSLNATLSKPGQYQTRSQLSQTAAQLITSERNYQRWLWSGRLQSWWWQRQQLSLQQQRNHNRLTAMTQQLDWLQLLVSQGERPAADRLPLQQALQQLKASQLTLQGQQQDLTLQFRQWTGQDQLPDDWHFVPVTAQPLEQHPLLRFQVEQRQQALLNQTLSRQQALTPTVSLGIKHLAAINDTPGSELLMLGISLPLGNAGYQNQRTQLSTLVQQQRAERDVRQQLQRQQQVLASQLPQLAVRVEELAQLSDDASQQYDAQYQAWRQGQLSGLEWLQVQNSIWQLQQQADDARLAYQQAISDWNQLQGEIPQ; this is translated from the coding sequence ATGACCGGGCAAACCCAACCCGTTGCTGTGCCTGTACGTCCAGTCAGATCCTGGGCCAGGCAGCATTATTTATGCCTGCTGATATTCACGGCTGCCAGCCAAACTCAGGCTGGCCCTTCATTTTCCGCCGCTCTGGAAGCCAGTTGGCAATCCACACCGGAGCAGCAGGCGCTGGAAACCGCCCAATCCCTGCAGCAACAACGTCGGCCAGACTGGCTAGTGGAAACCCCGGCACTGGCCATCGATTATACCCAGGGCGATCACGCCGCAGCGATCAGCGAAGAATGGCAAGTCAGCCTGAACGCAACGCTGAGCAAACCAGGGCAGTATCAGACCCGCAGCCAACTCAGTCAGACCGCCGCCCAGCTGATCACCAGCGAACGGAATTATCAGCGTTGGCTCTGGTCAGGCCGCTTACAAAGCTGGTGGTGGCAGAGACAACAGCTGTCACTGCAACAGCAGCGTAACCACAATCGTCTGACGGCGATGACCCAACAACTCGACTGGCTGCAATTACTGGTCAGCCAGGGCGAACGCCCGGCCGCAGACCGGCTGCCGCTACAACAAGCCTTGCAACAGCTAAAGGCAAGCCAACTGACGCTGCAAGGCCAGCAACAGGATCTTACCCTGCAATTTCGCCAATGGACGGGACAAGATCAGTTACCCGACGACTGGCACTTTGTTCCCGTAACGGCACAGCCACTGGAACAACACCCCTTGTTACGCTTTCAGGTCGAACAACGTCAGCAAGCCCTGTTGAATCAGACACTCAGTCGTCAGCAAGCGCTGACGCCGACGGTATCCCTGGGAATCAAACACCTGGCGGCCATCAACGATACGCCCGGCAGTGAACTACTGATGCTCGGTATCAGCCTGCCGTTAGGCAATGCTGGTTACCAGAACCAACGCACGCAGTTAAGCACCCTTGTTCAGCAACAACGGGCCGAACGGGATGTGCGCCAACAACTGCAACGCCAGCAACAGGTATTGGCCAGCCAATTGCCACAACTGGCTGTTCGGGTAGAAGAACTGGCACAACTCAGTGACGATGCCAGCCAGCAGTACGACGCCCAATATCAGGCTTGGCGTCAGGGGCAGCTATCGGGACTGGAATGGTTACAGGTGCAAAACAGCATCTGGCAACTGCAGCAACAGGCCGACGATGCCCGTCTTGCCTACCAACAAGCCATCAGCGACTGGAACCAACTTCAGGGTGAGATACCGCAATGA
- a CDS encoding efflux RND transporter periplasmic adaptor subunit codes for MTFLNASSHTPVTRTSVTRTPVTPTVAKRQHRLGMLPLGALLGTLFIATSQADVLPLDRSEQQRLGVEFSTLTTLAQLPLAVLPGSTAVSEHQRQQLMMPFEARVEQWLQAPGQHIDAGQPLLQLHSHETLAFLQSHQRLLQNTRLCHQRLTYLKDRQNSGLSSRLDVEEKSLECQQLDDNVSSNQQVLAHLPADWHNTHEAEFTLKSSSAGWLMTLYQQPGQIANPADGLAEFWPDSALAILVEMPAHLASQLQPGQSLNVQDSHTTVSQAARVLRIEQRISVTGQYRVWLQLTEGKPIPGQRWQVTIPSSQTGWTVPAAARVRANGQSWVFLKQGDQVEPVAIVPIAEGAGQLLLTPADLPAEPTLAIRGTAALMSYWQASSEGDE; via the coding sequence ATGACGTTTTTGAATGCCTCAAGCCACACCCCAGTAACCCGCACCTCTGTAACCCGCACCCCTGTAACCCCCACAGTAGCTAAACGCCAGCACCGGCTCGGCATGCTGCCACTGGGCGCCTTGCTGGGGACACTCTTCATCGCCACCAGTCAGGCCGATGTGCTGCCACTGGATCGCTCGGAACAGCAGCGTCTTGGCGTCGAATTCAGCACCCTGACGACTCTTGCCCAGCTGCCACTGGCGGTCTTGCCGGGCAGTACTGCCGTCAGTGAACACCAGCGTCAGCAACTGATGATGCCGTTCGAGGCCCGTGTCGAACAGTGGTTACAGGCCCCAGGTCAGCATATCGATGCCGGTCAGCCACTGTTGCAACTGCACAGCCATGAAACACTGGCCTTTCTGCAGAGCCACCAGCGTTTGCTGCAAAATACTCGCCTGTGTCACCAACGACTGACGTACCTGAAAGACCGTCAGAACAGTGGTCTCAGCTCGCGCCTGGATGTCGAAGAAAAATCCCTCGAGTGCCAGCAACTGGACGATAACGTCAGCAGCAACCAGCAGGTACTGGCCCACTTGCCAGCGGACTGGCATAACACCCATGAGGCTGAATTTACCCTCAAGTCCAGCAGCGCCGGCTGGCTGATGACCCTCTATCAACAGCCAGGCCAGATCGCCAACCCGGCCGATGGTCTGGCAGAGTTCTGGCCCGATAGCGCCCTGGCGATTCTGGTTGAAATGCCTGCCCATCTGGCCAGCCAGCTACAGCCGGGCCAGTCACTGAACGTCCAGGACAGCCATACAACGGTGTCGCAGGCGGCCAGGGTGTTGCGAATCGAACAGCGGATCAGCGTCACCGGCCAGTACCGGGTCTGGTTGCAACTGACCGAGGGCAAGCCGATTCCCGGACAGCGCTGGCAAGTCACCATTCCATCGTCACAGACCGGCTGGACAGTACCCGCCGCCGCCCGCGTACGCGCCAATGGCCAGTCCTGGGTATTTCTAAAACAAGGTGACCAGGTCGAGCCAGTAGCCATCGTGCCGATCGCTGAAGGCGCTGGGCAGTTACTGCTCACCCCGGCCGATTTGCCCGCAGAGCCAACGCTGGCGATCAGAGGCACTGCCGCGTTGATGTCCTATTGGCAAGCCAGCAGCGAGGGAGATGAATAA
- a CDS encoding efflux RND transporter permease subunit has translation MLSHWIQTVLVQRVLILVISLGVLAAGVISYQNLRIDAFPEISPTQVKIIIKAPGLPPEELETRVTRKIEVELLGIPNQSILRSVVKYGLTDITVDFAEGTDIYWARQQVSERLAAVWPELPADISGGIAPMSTPLGELYMFTLDGPQSLAEKRRILDWQIRPLLRTVPGVADINALGGKVEAWAVIPDMMALARAGLTLAELQQFLQQNNRNDGAGRLEDGEEAIIVSSTGRITTLEDLANRVVVYRDASPIRLNDVADVRLDSLTRYGGVTDSGKGETVEALVVALKNANAQQVISGVREALDSLNLPAGMEIRVFYDRSNLIERAVGTVTEALWIAVALVILLLGLFIGNVRTALVVAVNLPMSALMTFIIMDKLGMSANLMSLGGLAIAIGMLVDGSVVVVENTVTRLQANNHALPRLHVIFRAIHEVSVPIVSGTLIILLVFSPLVTLQGLEGKLFAPVALTIMFALASSLVVSMTLIPVLTTWLIQADKVTTPSWVNCLQAAYRRSLERTLAKPLPMLIGLALAVVASVLAFTQTGKAFMPEMDEGDLIVQLEKIPTINLEASLAIDLQVEKALLAAVPDIQRIIARAGSDDLGMDPMGLNETDMFLQLKPEEQWQAGSKSELREQIRAILEQFPGLNYGFTQPIDMRVSEMISGSRGDLAIKLFGTDLQQLQSVSEQIATLMKTLPGTAEVMLNQADGMHYLTVAPDATRILQLGLTVSAVQNALRAALEGIRAGDVVYPDRQLPLVLRHSRPVQISALLNEHWLVTASGDTVPLAELVNASETPGPVLVKRENGQRFAVVTVNVEGVALSDYVAAAQQAVSKNIDLPGGYHLNWGGEFENQQRANARLAIMVPVAIALVLLVLFTTFGRINEALLILCNIPFALIGGVLALWISGEYLSVPASIGFIALLGVAVMNGVVLVDQFRHLQALGQRGLEMILAGAAGRLRPVLMTASTGAVGLLPLLFATGPGSEIQKPLAIVVIGGLVTSTLLTLYVLPLLYRRFILEADK, from the coding sequence ATGCTGTCGCACTGGATTCAAACGGTTCTGGTACAGCGGGTACTGATTCTGGTGATCAGTCTCGGCGTACTGGCGGCGGGCGTGATCAGCTATCAAAACCTGCGGATTGATGCCTTCCCGGAAATATCGCCTACCCAGGTAAAGATCATTATCAAGGCACCCGGTTTGCCACCGGAAGAACTTGAGACACGGGTTACCCGCAAGATCGAAGTGGAGCTGCTCGGTATCCCGAACCAATCGATCCTGCGCTCCGTGGTGAAGTACGGTCTGACCGACATTACCGTCGATTTTGCCGAAGGCACGGATATTTACTGGGCGCGCCAACAGGTATCCGAACGGCTGGCGGCCGTCTGGCCGGAACTGCCTGCTGACATCAGTGGCGGCATCGCCCCCATGAGTACGCCCCTCGGCGAGCTGTATATGTTTACCCTCGACGGGCCACAATCGCTGGCCGAAAAACGCCGTATTCTCGACTGGCAAATCCGGCCGCTGTTACGCACCGTACCCGGTGTGGCAGACATCAACGCCCTCGGTGGCAAGGTAGAAGCCTGGGCGGTTATCCCGGATATGATGGCACTGGCGCGGGCTGGCCTGACCCTGGCCGAGCTGCAGCAATTTCTGCAACAGAACAACCGGAATGATGGTGCCGGACGCCTGGAAGACGGCGAAGAAGCCATCATTGTCAGCAGCACCGGGCGTATTACCACGCTTGAGGATCTGGCCAACCGCGTGGTGGTGTATCGTGATGCCAGCCCGATTCGCCTCAATGACGTAGCCGACGTCCGGCTCGACAGTCTGACCCGCTACGGCGGAGTCACCGACAGCGGCAAGGGAGAAACGGTTGAGGCGCTGGTCGTGGCGTTAAAAAATGCCAATGCCCAGCAAGTCATTAGCGGTGTACGCGAGGCACTCGACAGCCTCAATCTGCCTGCCGGAATGGAGATCCGGGTGTTTTACGACCGCAGCAACCTGATTGAACGCGCCGTTGGTACCGTGACCGAAGCCTTGTGGATTGCGGTGGCGCTGGTGATCCTATTACTCGGACTGTTTATCGGTAATGTACGTACGGCATTGGTGGTCGCCGTCAACCTGCCCATGTCTGCGCTGATGACCTTTATCATCATGGACAAACTCGGTATGAGCGCCAACCTGATGAGTCTTGGCGGGCTGGCGATCGCCATCGGCATGCTGGTCGACGGCTCCGTCGTCGTGGTCGAAAACACCGTCACCCGCTTGCAGGCAAACAATCATGCCTTGCCACGCCTGCATGTAATCTTTCGGGCGATTCACGAAGTGTCTGTCCCCATCGTCTCGGGCACGCTGATTATTCTGCTGGTGTTCTCGCCGCTGGTGACCCTGCAAGGACTGGAAGGCAAATTGTTTGCGCCCGTGGCGCTGACCATTATGTTTGCCCTGGCCAGCAGTCTGGTGGTGTCGATGACCTTGATTCCGGTACTGACAACCTGGCTGATTCAGGCCGACAAGGTCACCACGCCAAGCTGGGTCAACTGCTTGCAAGCGGCCTACCGTCGTTCGCTCGAACGGACGTTAGCCAAGCCATTACCGATGCTGATCGGCCTGGCGCTGGCGGTGGTCGCCAGCGTGCTGGCCTTTACCCAGACCGGCAAGGCCTTTATGCCGGAAATGGACGAAGGTGACCTGATTGTACAGCTGGAAAAAATCCCCACCATCAATCTGGAAGCATCGTTGGCGATTGATCTGCAGGTGGAAAAAGCCTTGCTGGCAGCGGTGCCGGACATCCAGCGCATTATCGCTCGCGCCGGTTCCGACGACCTGGGTATGGATCCGATGGGTCTCAACGAAACCGATATGTTTTTGCAGCTCAAGCCTGAGGAACAATGGCAGGCAGGCAGCAAAAGTGAGCTGCGGGAGCAGATCCGGGCCATTCTGGAACAGTTCCCCGGTTTAAATTATGGCTTTACCCAGCCGATTGATATGCGGGTATCGGAGATGATTTCCGGCTCGCGGGGCGATCTCGCCATCAAACTGTTTGGTACCGACCTGCAACAGCTGCAATCCGTGTCCGAGCAAATTGCGACGCTGATGAAAACCCTGCCCGGTACGGCAGAAGTCATGCTTAATCAAGCCGATGGCATGCACTACCTGACCGTTGCTCCAGATGCGACCCGGATCCTGCAGCTGGGACTGACGGTGAGTGCCGTACAAAACGCCTTGCGGGCAGCCCTTGAAGGTATTCGTGCAGGGGACGTGGTGTACCCGGATCGGCAGCTACCGCTGGTGCTCAGACACTCACGCCCGGTACAAATCAGTGCCCTGTTGAACGAACACTGGCTGGTCACCGCCTCCGGTGACACCGTACCGCTGGCGGAACTGGTCAACGCCAGTGAAACGCCAGGGCCAGTACTGGTGAAACGGGAAAACGGCCAGCGCTTTGCCGTCGTCACCGTCAATGTCGAGGGCGTGGCACTGAGCGACTATGTCGCCGCCGCACAACAGGCGGTCAGCAAGAATATCGACCTGCCTGGTGGCTACCATCTGAACTGGGGGGGTGAGTTTGAAAACCAGCAACGGGCCAACGCCCGCCTTGCCATTATGGTGCCGGTGGCCATCGCACTGGTGTTGCTGGTGCTGTTTACCACCTTCGGCCGTATCAACGAGGCGCTGCTGATTCTGTGTAATATTCCTTTTGCCCTGATAGGCGGTGTGCTGGCACTCTGGATCAGTGGCGAATATTTGTCGGTGCCCGCTTCAATCGGTTTTATTGCATTATTGGGTGTGGCAGTGATGAACGGCGTAGTATTGGTTGACCAGTTCCGGCATTTGCAGGCACTGGGACAACGGGGTCTGGAGATGATTCTGGCAGGTGCCGCCGGACGACTGCGACCGGTACTGATGACCGCCAGTACCGGTGCGGTTGGTTTGCTGCCGTTACTGTTTGCCACCGGGCCAGGCAGTGAAATCCAGAAGCCACTGGCTATCGTTGTGATCGGCGGGCTGGTGACCTCGACGCTACTGACCTTGTATGTATTACCGCTGCTTTATCGCCGCTTCATTCTGGAGGCAGACAAATGA